One window from the genome of Pyxidicoccus xibeiensis encodes:
- the mscL gene encoding large conductance mechanosensitive channel protein MscL, protein MSVLSEFKQFALKGNVVDLAVAVVIGNAFTAIVNAVVADLVMPVVGLVLPGGDWRNATFTPLQLRLGHMLGALLDFFIIALVLFLVVVKVGALWRRKEAPPPPPATRVCPECRETIPLEARRCRACTSVLEPVRA, encoded by the coding sequence ATGTCCGTGCTCTCGGAGTTCAAGCAGTTCGCCCTCAAGGGCAACGTGGTGGACCTGGCGGTGGCCGTGGTCATCGGCAATGCGTTCACCGCCATCGTCAACGCCGTCGTCGCGGACCTGGTGATGCCGGTGGTGGGCCTGGTGCTGCCGGGGGGAGACTGGCGCAACGCCACCTTCACGCCGCTGCAGCTGCGACTCGGCCACATGCTGGGCGCCCTCCTGGACTTCTTCATCATCGCGCTGGTGCTCTTCCTCGTGGTGGTGAAGGTGGGCGCGCTGTGGCGCCGCAAGGAGGCGCCGCCGCCCCCGCCCGCGACGCGGGTGTGCCCGGAGTGCCGGGAGACCATTCCCCTGGAAGCGCGGCGGTGCCGGGCCTGCACGTCCGTGCTGGAGCCCGTGCGCGCCTGA